The following nucleotide sequence is from Malania oleifera isolate guangnan ecotype guangnan chromosome 4, ASM2987363v1, whole genome shotgun sequence.
AGATGCATCCATTATTATAATGAAATTCAATGCTCTTACTCTTAGTTATtcaattcaattatttattttattactaatgCTTTTTCATCGTCATGTGTTCTCGCATTCACTCCATCACTGCGGTCGTGCATTTTCTATTAGTCATAAACTCTCGCACTGACTTTGTTTTACACAAGAATGAAGAAAAACATCTGCATACCGATACCATGTGTTCTCTCATCCCATATCCTTGCTTATCGTGTGCCTTTCTAGGGACAAATTAGTAATCAATGAGTTGcaacttgagattttgattttcTTCAGTAATTATTGATCAACAAGAAATCCCACCCTTTGAATAGACAAgtggatgaatttttttttttttttcatattaccATGATGACAACCATTCGTGTCATTATGTAATtataaaataactttaaaaatgAGTTTTATACTAATGAAAGTAATAAGGAGGTTgagttatttccatatttataaatgaAAATTTCATCGTGTAGTGTTTTCTAATTATTGCTATCATAATGTATGGAAATATCACTTTCTTTTTGTTGATGCTTTAACTAAATTTTGAAACAAACGCAATAAgattaaagaagaaaaatgaataaTAAGCCGAAACGAAAAATCAACACTTTTCACTGTTAAAGTTTAAGTGATTAAGAATCAAAGTTGAGCATAGTGATTTAAATAATGTCAACTTCTAGATATAATTGTGAAAGTAAATACTTCCCATATTTAAGAAGAGCAATTATTTCAAGTGCAAATTTTACTTGCCAACAGTCTATTTCCTATCTGTATGCTTATAAATGCAGGGAGCTAAAAATTCAACTACATGAAAAACTCATTAAAAACTCATTCCATTGCTAAATCTATTCCCACCACACAATTGCTTTTGAATTTATTAAAAGTTTtccataaaaataattaaataatttacgAAATCTCCAAATCCATCATTTATGACCTAAAGATTTTGTAAATAGTCAATGCATTTATATActtgaatattaaaaataaaaagtcaaAACACATTTTTCAAAATCTAAATAGAGCCTATGAGAAAATTTGAGTTGTCATGCACTATGATGTTAACAATATTTACccacaaataaaaataattaaataatggtATGAAATCTATAACTTGAACTTCAAACTTCTAATTCTTCATTTATGACCTAAAGATTTTGTAAATAGTCAATGCATTTATAAGCTTGAATActgaaaaaaaaaagtcaaaacgTATTTTTCAAAATCTAAATAGAGCctatatttatgaaaaaatttaagTAGTCATGCACTATGACGTTTATAACAATTGCCCACGAATGGTATCTTCCATCGCTCTCATTCTGATGTGTTTTCATGAGTTTTATTTCTTTCTTGTTTCccttataattaattaaataagagtCATTTAAAGGTTGAAGCTTGTTAACATGATGAAAAACGACcaatcaaaaaatagaaaaatattatgaAGTGGAAGAGGATCACGGGAAGCTAACTGAGGGCGCTGTACCACAACATTTCTCcacaatatttttatatttgattcGAAGAAAGTCAGCTGGTGCGTAGGTTAACGTAAGCACCGCCCCAAATTCTTTATATAATAAAACCATTTTGCTCCTACAGAGCTCGCATTAAAAATCTCTGAGATTtctcctcttcctcctcctccccctcCTGCACTGCGCCAATGGAGGGTCTTCCCCCAGGCTATCGTCCCAACGTTGGCGTTTGTCTCATCAATTCTGAGAATCAGGTGTTTCATCTCTCTCTATATCTGATGAATTTCGCGCCTTCTTGCTCTTTTACTTGTTCTGGCAAGTACACTAATTAAACTGCATTTACTGTTTATTTACTGTTTTTCCCTGGGTTTCTTGTCTTTGATTTGAGGCTGGATGTTAGTTTATTAAATTGTTATCTATTTGGATTCTTTTTAACTATCAGAAGTAGTGTCTTTGAAGGTTGAAATCTTGAATTTGGCTGAGATTTTGGAAGTGCTTTTCTTGCTTTTCGGTGTTGAAGTCTAGCATATTTTCGCTTTCAAGAGTGAGGAAACTGCGCGAATAGCTTATAAACAAAGCTAAAATTCTGTTTTATTGTCTTTCTTTCGATTTCCTCGGGCTCTTCTCTGCTGAATTATTGTTGGTCAACTTGGACCTGCTCTGAACAGAGTGCGCGTTGAGGGCTTAGCTTGCATGTTATTTTTATCTGCTCTGAAAGAATGATGGCAAGTTGATTTAGCTGAAGCCAATAATATTGATTAAGGTTTCCAATCATctggattttatttttatttaaatctgcGAAGTAGCAAGTCATTCGTTTTTGACACAAATAAATAAGCtaaattgatttttttcttttaaaaaagagTAACATTTTTTTAATGTCTTTATTTCCTCAATTGCAGAACATGTTTGTTttgaatggtttttttttttttttttaataatttgatttgaaattttgattcCTCAATAGCTGAGGCTCCTCAACTTTTGGGTTAGTTTGCAAATGGATTGGATTAGATTAATTCTGAATAATTTTGTATTGGGAACTATGATGATAAAAAAGTTTGTATTATCAGAGCATGTGGTTGGGCTCATTAAAATGCAACGGAGGTTATTTCACTTGGTGTTTTTGTTAGAGAATCTTATCATACATCTGCTGCAAGTGAAATATTGGAGTGGTAAACTAATGTCTCTGGTAAATTCTTCTCAtgcatgaaaaatatttgaaaattatatCTGTTGTTCTTCATGCATTTATCAAAAGTCTTAGATCTAGCTTGTACTGTTGGTTGGATCAGTAGGAGAGCCGTGGGACTGGGGGAGAATGGTTGGTGAATTAATTTATGTTTGTTCATTTCCAAAGTGTATTTTTCTTTGGTTTTATTTTACTGTTCTTGCCGCAACTATGGAAAGAAATGTTAATTCTATGGTCTTCTTCCAGGTTTTTGTGGCATCTAGATTGAATGTTCCAGGAGCATGGCAGATGCCTCAGGTGACTCCTTGACAGATACTCTGTTTGCTCAATATCATGACCAGTTTCTTGTATTTGAATAATCTAGAAATTGCCATTTTCTTTTCCATTCTTATAACTGGTTATGTTGGATACTAGTTGTCTGTTGAGAAttcttctacattttttttttcttcaatctaCTCTTTCTTCTGCTGTTAAATGGTCCAAAGTTTAAAGCCTATTCCTTTGCATCTCTGTCTTGTAATCTTGCAATTTATTCCTTGTGGATCTCATGTGGTTCataatttgttaaaattttaaacaccTCTCAAATGGTTCTTTGCGTGTTGGAAAGTGGAGAGTCCTAGACTAGTTGTTGCATCATTGGCTTGTGTGGAAATATTTCAGCATGGCTTATTTAATGTTTGCTCATATGTTGTGTATTATGGATCATCAACATCAAGACTCTATGAAAATGTTCTCTTCTTTTCTGTGAATGATATTTTTTGACAACCACCGAGCTAggtctattttttattttcttttttttattccttttcctttttcctttcttctcCTGTAACATTTTTGTGTTTAGCTTCACTATCTTGCCACACTTTTCACTTGGCATAACGGTGCTCTTTTGGGATTATCAAATTTAGGGGGGTATTGAAGATGGGGAAGAGCCAACTTCTGCAGCCATTAGGGAATTACGGGAAGAAACTGGAATAATATCTGCTGAAATTATTGCTGAGGTTAGTCTTAGAAAAACCTTATACCTTCCAAATTTTCTGTTCTCAATATTCTATTCAAGGTTGAGGCACACTCGGATACACATGAAGATGCCCCCTTCCCCTCCACTTTGCCTGCCATGTAATTATCTAGTTCTTATCTTCATATCACTCATCACTTTACATTTGAATGCTAAAGGCATCTTTATTCATCTATGAAGGGTTTTAGAATAAAAGCACCTTGCGTGCATTATTCTGGAGGGACAGTTTTACAATTCTGTATAACCAAAGAGTTCATGTGAATATCTTAGAACACTTAATCTAATTGAAAACTCTTGATTCATGATCCAGAagaatagaaaaattaaaaaaaaaaggataaaaaaccAAATTTCATGCCTTATTATTTAAAAAAGACATTATTTACCTGTATTGCATAATGATATTGCTTTCTCATTTTAACTTTACAATGATGTATCTATTGAGTAGATCTTTCATCTTTGAAAACTTGTAGATTTAGAATCACCTCGATGAATTTTTGAGATTGCTATGAAACATTTAGGGTCTAGTTAGTTGGGGGAAAATTTTTCATATTCCATTCAGTCttctaaataattacaaaaaatgcgaccttgttttctagtttttcaacatttgtatagaaaagttggaaaatatAGTTTTGTTGTCTTCCAAGCTTTCCACATCATTGTTGAATAACTGGAAAACAAGATGACATTtttgcaattttaaaaaaatgtaaatggAAAATGCAAATTGTTGTGCACAGCTGAACGGGCTTTAATATTAGGTTCTATTCAGTTATACTTATTGGCTGGAGCAAAACTGaagattcttttaaaaaaaaatttaaaaagaaaaaaactttctTCTTCTTGTACTTATTATAAAGGCTGCATATTGGCAGGTTCCGCAATGGTTGACTTATGATTTCCCTTCAGCTGTGAAGACCAAAGTGAACCGTCTTTGGGGAGGTGAATGGCATGGGCAGGCACAGAAGTGGTGAGCactatattttatttgaaattgtaattgaaactaaatttggtTTTCATTGAGCCCAATGTCGTGGTGCTTTTTTTCTGTTAGGTTTCAAAGAATGGAGGGAAGTGAAAATAAGCTTATATGGGAAAAGAGAAGAtaggagaaaagaaagaaaattagtTTTTTTCCGCATTATTGGTTTGAAGAGAGAGGTGGAGAGAAACATAGGAAAGAAAACAATAGTCAATTGTAATTTACAAGAACGTGCCCCACTAGGTTATTTGCTAAATTGTCTAAGGATGTTATAAACTTTTTGTGTTTTGTATCCTTTTCTCTTTGATTTGGAGGAAAATGTCTTTCTTCACCCATCTTTCTCTCCATTTCGTTTCTTTCCTCTCTATTTTATGTGAACCAAATGAGAGCCATGGAGAGAtccattttttcttttcttctcctctcCACATCTCTTCAATCAAACTAAATCTTATGTTTTTTTGTTTAGCACATCAAACTAACTCTCGATGTTGTaatattgttttattgttttattgttaGCAAATATCTGTGAAATCCACAACACATTCCCTCCTGTTTTCATTCTTTTCCTagagttaatttattatttttttcagattcttctttttcAACCTTTATTGTTGAGCATCATACCTTCTcttttttttgcttgtttgaacaTCATACCTTTTAGTAAGATGCTGTTGGTCCTCTGTAAATTCTCAACTGGAATGATAATCTGATGTCTTTAGTTGCTACCCAGGAGTTCTGCAGATGCTTGTTCCTTTGTATATCCAATGCTGAGAGGAGTTGGCCTGTTGAGCTTTTCTTGTGTGGTTTGATTGTTGATCACATTGTTTTATTTCCCAATAATCTTATTTTGCAAAACCAAACCATTGCTTTGAGAACCTGCTATGAAATAATATGATTCTTAATCGTccctattttcatttttttttttcatctttttcctTCAATTATTGTAAGGGAGAGTTGGGCGTTCATTTTTATTGAGTTGCTAATATGCCAGAGGATAGGATTACTCTCTcaggaaatatttttatttggtttGCTCATCACTATTCCAAAGAATATAAGATTAGTTGGATGTAACATgagtattttaattttattttaataagatTACTAATATTATATATTCTCTTCTGATGTGATTTTTTATATAGTAATAATTGTAATAGTATTTAAGAATATTTTTTGACAATAATCATAATacggaaataataataataataataatattaataataataataataatagtaacatgtttaatattattaataataaaaacaaccaaCATAACTACAACAGCAATAATTATTTAATCATAATGATTAGAAGGACTAATAATGATGTAATGATGATGACAATGGCAGCAATGACAGCAATGaaaatttttaatagtattttatGGTGATTATAatattgaaaacaaaaaaaagttgATGTAGAATGTTAAAAATATGATTATTACAGTGGTGTCTGGCAGATTTGATAATTAAGATAGTTCACGTGAGCTGCATTTGACAATTAAATTGCTTTTTATGTAATAAATACAGATGCAATCTCTTTCCCTTCCAGTGAAGGCTATAGCAGTGAATAAGGTATCTAATATTGAAGTTTCTGCTGTCTGATATTGCAGTCTAACCAAAAGTTTTAACAATTGACAGGTTCCTCATGACACTGACAAAAGACGAAAGTGAGATCAACTTAGCAAATGGTGAAGCTGACCCAGAATTCTCGGAGTGGAAATGGGCAAGCCCTGAAGAAGTCATCGAGCAGGTATGCTACCAAGTTGTCATAATTTTTGTGGGAAACCTTCAGCATCACAAGCCCAGACATCACGGGCCTACATCGGGCAAGCAGAGAGAAGAACACAGCATGGGACCTGCCTATATCCTCCTCTCTGCTTGCATCTTATGGGCTCATGATGGTTACTAGCTTGTGGCATATGGAATCTCTCACAATTTTTATATGCAGAGTATAATTTTCTTTGATGACTGGTATGTGAAAGCAGGCAGTGGATTACAAGAGGCCAACATATGAAGAGGTTATGAGAACCTTCATGCCTTACTTCAATGGCAGTGCTATATCTTCCAAATGTAAATCAACAAAATGGTGAATAATGCtgctgcagcagcagcagcagctttgTAGCTCCGAATGTTTCTTACCTGATAGTAGTGATTAAACCTTGTAGAacctttttctttccttctttgttcttttgttttgtttctttttttctttttttctttctttctttttgtttattgAACGGCCATGTTGATGAAATCTTAAATTTTAGATGGTTAATTGCAATAAAGATCCTTGCAAAAAAAGTTTGAATTGTGACTTTCCACAGAAGGAAGATCACAACCTTTGAACAGAGGATCtgtaaaaatttaaaaaggaaaaataatattGGCTATTCTATTAAGTTGAAGATTTATTATGCCATTAGAACAACTATTTCTCTATGTGACTGTGTTGTAAATTAGCTATGCTATTTAGATTCTTTCACTTGATGGTCAAAGAAAATTGATATTATTGTGGCCTTCAATTAGAATGACATTGCTTGCTTAAGCAATTTAAAAGCAAAATGAGAATTAAAAGTCCTTGCGGAATGTAATGCAGGTCAACTCTTTGCGTTTGCCAATTGCAGATTTGCATCTTAatgtttttaattcatttttggTTCATTGAAGGTGGACATGGGCTGTAAAATTTCCTCTTATCTTTTATtgcatatataattaaaatttaagtataGTAGTTCAAACGTTTCTTTGGGGATTATTAAAGATCGTTGACGAGGTTAGAAGGCCAAAGCTCTGCATAGGAGACTTTAATAACATATATGTACAACCAATAAGGTAATAATTGAGGAATGTAATTCTTACCACTtccccaaccaaaaaaaaaaaaaaacaatacaaaatAGATCAATTGGATAATCCGTATGGATTAGATAAGGGGATGAACAAATGATGATTCATATTTGAATTAATTAAGTGATGAATTGATGGTGATttgggtcggataattcatgacAAATATTCATAATAATAGGTTTTTTAACTATTGGATAAGTAATTCATTACCTAACATAATAACTAAagttgttttttaatttataatttgatAAATTGCAGAATATATAATAGTCATTCCATGAATGGATGATTGATATTCTATTGAGAATTTTGCATGTGCCTTTGTCATATGTTGGAAAAATATAGAGTATAGGTGCTCATGTACATGAATAGACTCAAGATCTAATGATTTAAGTTTTTTGATTAAGTTGGTATTCacccatatacatacatacatgcatgcatatatacCTCATTTGCCTATGAGGACTCCCTTGGTTCTAACAATtttcatatttaaacatatcaaaatttaaaaaaaaaaaatcaaattatataAACGTGAATGGTCTATCGCGTTAGACGTGTCACACTGCGGGAGTTGGGATAGAGCATCCAAATTGTGCGtgatatacccaaaattaatAGGCATATTCATGAGGGGCCACAATTAAGAAACCACCATTGCAGCCCAACATAAATACCCTTAAATTATCTATAACCCCCTATAAACATAATAATGTgcccataaatacttaattaaaagtGGACATGCCTCTACCACTATAAAAGGGTACTCTAcgaggaggtaagcatctcattttcttcattctcatCATTCTCATCCATTCTTCTTTACTATTGCCATCTAAACCTTCCTCGATTCTTAACTTAAGCATCGAAGTGATCTCCCTTAGTATACTTTGGTCCTCCAAGTTATTCTTATTTGATCCCTTTTTCAAGTGGTCACGgtcgaatatatatatatatatatataccatgttAAGGTGCAATACCATGTTCAAACCGTCATGACTTAAAGTGGTATTCCAGCAGAACCAGTTGGTACCGCACCGATCTCTCTCTGTACGACCTCTAATCTGCGATCTGGAACTGTGGAAGCGGTGGGCGAAGGCGAGGGTCATGGCTGTCAAGATCCTTTTGGAAAACAAGCCTTACACCCGCCGTCGTCTTGCTGTCCTTCAACGAACGACTAGAATAAGAGCTTCGTCGGCTCGAACAGCGGCGTCGGTGGCGGTTCACGCTATCCCTGCTCTCTTGTAACTTGTCAGTCTGCTGCTCTTGTACCCAGTTTCCAATTACGCGTCTTCCAGTTGCGTCCTGAACAGCGGCTGCCCTGCGAAATCCGTCT
It contains:
- the LOC131153177 gene encoding nudix hydrolase 25 isoform X1 yields the protein MEGLPPGYRPNVGVCLINSENQVFVASRLNVPGAWQMPQGGIEDGEEPTSAAIRELREETGIISAEIIAEVPQWLTYDFPSAVKTKVNRLWGGEWHGQAQKWFLMTLTKDESEINLANGEADPEFSEWKWASPEEVIEQVCYQVVIIFVGNLQHHKPRHHGPTSGKQREEHSMGPAYILLSACILWAHDGY
- the LOC131153177 gene encoding nudix hydrolase 25 isoform X2; protein product: MEGLPPGYRPNVGVCLINSENQVFVASRLNVPGAWQMPQGGIEDGEEPTSAAIRELREETGIISAEIIAEVPQWLTYDFPSAVKTKVNRLWGGEWHGQAQKWFLMTLTKDESEINLANGEADPEFSEWKWASPEEVIEQAVDYKRPTYEEVMRTFMPYFNGSAISSKCKSTKW
- the LOC131153177 gene encoding nudix hydrolase 25 isoform X3, with the protein product MEGLPPGYRPNVGVCLINSENQVFVASRLNVPGAWQMPQVPQWLTYDFPSAVKTKVNRLWGGEWHGQAQKWFLMTLTKDESEINLANGEADPEFSEWKWASPEEVIEQVCYQVVIIFVGNLQHHKPRHHGPTSGKQREEHSMGPAYILLSACILWAHDGY
- the LOC131153177 gene encoding nudix hydrolase 25 isoform X4, which gives rise to MEGLPPGYRPNVGVCLINSENQVFVASRLNVPGAWQMPQVPQWLTYDFPSAVKTKVNRLWGGEWHGQAQKWFLMTLTKDESEINLANGEADPEFSEWKWASPEEVIEQAVDYKRPTYEEVMRTFMPYFNGSAISSKCKSTKW